In one window of Bemisia tabaci chromosome 4, PGI_BMITA_v3 DNA:
- the Tim10 gene encoding mitochondrial import inner membrane translocase subunit Tim10 yields MAQPSPDDLAKLQLVQDLEIEMMADMYNRMTTACHKKCIAPKYKEAELGKGEAVCIDRCVAKYLEIHERVGKKLTALSMQDEEFLKKQAEASK; encoded by the coding sequence ATGGCGCAGCCCAGCCCAGATGATCTAGCCAAGCTGCAACTAGTCCAAGACCTTGAAATTGAAATGATGGCGGACATGTACAACCGAATGACGACTGCCTGTCACAAGAAATGCATTGCGCCCAAATACAAGGAGGCGGAATTGGGCAAGGGAGAGGCCGTCTGCATCGATAGATGTGTTGCCAAGTACCTAGAGATCCACGAACGGGTAGGCAAGAAACTGACGGCGCTTTCGATGCAAGATGAAGAGTTTCTCAAAAAGCAGGCAGAGGCCTCTAAATAG
- the Rcc1 gene encoding regulator of chromosome condensation, producing the protein MTEPKSKRTMPVPNTEVRKGLKRQNSGPITGVSTKKFLHSLDFVKPVPRHSRGPGLVLAFGQGEVGQLGLGPDIFEKNKPAVVPDVDNIIDIYAGGMHTVCLTADGEVITWGCNDEGALGRETTEEGSETEPGKVDLPEKAVIITAGDSHSAALLESGRVFAWGSFRDSHGTMGLTPSGIQKVPVELVLPTRVLKLASGADHLALLTVDGQVYTCGCGEQGQLGRLPERSAQRNNRLGIVQLLTPAIVSFHPRLKLEFDEVWTGAYCTFAREKKKSKVYAFGLNNYNQLGLKNTKNHFHPLVSESLSCKKWNQISGGQHHTIALDNDGVTYAIGRKEYGRLGLGDIDEDALVPTVIPTLKDKNVVNIASGSAVSFAVSDDGEVWGWGMGTNNQLGTGDDEDLLIPTKISGKQLETRSVLQVSAGGQHTVLLAKNK; encoded by the exons ATG ACTGAACCTAAATCAAAACGCACGATGCCTGTACCAAATACAGAAGTTCGGAAAGGTTTGAAGAGACAAAACTCAGGACCAATAACAGGAGTATCCACCAAAAAGTTTCTGCACTCTT TGGATTTTGTGAAACCAGTTCCTCGGCATTCCAGAGGTCCTGGATTGGTGTTGGCTTTTGGACAAGGTGAAGTGGGTCAGTTGGGGCTCGGACcagatattttcgaaaaaaacaaACCAGCTGTTGTACCGGATGTGGACAATATCATTGACATCTATGCTGGTGGCATGCACACTGTCTGTCTTACCGCTGATGGAGAA GTAATCACTTGGGGCTGCAATGACGAAGGCGCTTTGGGGCGAGAAACGACAGAAGAAGGAAGTGAAACGGAACCAGGAAAAGTGGACCTTCCAGAGAAGGCGGTCATCATAACCGCAGGTGACTCTCACTCAGCTGCATTGTTGGAGTCTGGACGTGTGTTTGCTTGGGGTTCGTTTAGGGATTCTCATGGAACAATGGGCCTCACGCCAAGCGGAATCCAAAAAGTGCCTGTAGAGTTGGTTCTTCCGACACGCGTCCTCAAGCTAGCCTCTGGGGCAGATCATCTTGCTCTTCTAACAGTTGACGGACAAGTCTACACCTGTGGCTGTGGAGAACAGGGTCAGCTTGGCCGCCTCCCTGAACGTAGCGCTCAAAGAAACAATCGACTTGGCATTG ttcaacTGTTAACGCCTGCGATTGTCTCCTTTCATCCAAGATTGAAATTAGAGTTTGATGAGGTATGGACTGGAGCTTATTGCACTTTTGCtagggaaaagaagaagagcaagGTGTATGCATTTGGACTGAACAATTACAATCAACTTG gtttgaaaaacacaaaaaatcattttcaccCCCTCGTGTCAGAGTCTCTTAGCTGCAAAAAGTGGAATCAAATCAGCGGAGGCCAACACCACACTATAGCTTTAGACAATGATG GTGTGACATATGCAATCGGAAGAAAAGAGTACGGTCGTCTAGGACTGGGCGACATTGATGAAGATGCTCTAGTTCCCACCGTTATTCCAACATTAAAAGACAAAAATGTAGTCAATATTGCAAGTGGAAGCGCAGTGTCGTTTGCTGTGTCAGATGATG GTGAAGTTTGGGGTTGGGGTATGGGAACTAACAATCAGCTTGGTACCGGTGATGACGAGGACCTGCTCATCCCAACGAAGATCAGTGGCAAACAGCTAGAAACGCGATCAGTGCTTCAAGTGTCGGCTGGTGGCCAACATACGGTCCTTTTGGCCAAAAACAAGTGA